The Trueperaceae bacterium genome window below encodes:
- a CDS encoding ATP-dependent Clp protease ATP-binding subunit yields the protein MNRYDDRARLVFHFAREEGSKLGHAMIGPEHLLLGLMREGGTASKVLAEFGATLEGFRAQVESMVGRGDGLPRNEAASITPRARRVMELAGSEARSLGSNVIATEHILLGIIREGDGVAYRILQELTRDVDTVRWRILAAADPKNHAETVNTPFLDEYARDLTKAASEGKLDPVIGRTEEIRRVIQILSRRTKNNPVLIGEPGVGKTAIVEGLAQAIVEGRVPPNLNGVRVLSIDLSNIVAGTKYRGEFEERLKQIIEELRSARVVAFIDELHTLVGAGGAEGTLDAANILKPPLSRGEIQVIGATTTGEYHRYIEKDAALERRFQPVIVLEPTPEESLQILVGLREKYEAHHGVVIPHEMLQMAVRYGERSLPGRNFPDKAIDLIDEAASRTRLNKSLGFPVLEEEDGTPIVGRADIEAVVDSWGGIYVDDQDDAKLATIEENLKRTVVGQDRAIRSLAAALRRARVGLGGRTRVAASFLFVGPSGIGKTFLAKQLATELFGSERALIRLDMSEFQEAHSISKLIGAPPGYVGHEQGGRLTEAVRRQPFSVVLLDEIEKAHPDIYNTFLQVLDDGRLTDGLGRTVDFRRVILIMTSNTGFNRGGGVGFQDDAGQGHDVPLRNLFSPEFLDRLDEVIVFETFGRDDIVVIARQALEEIRRELASRGIDVTFAQEVAEFLVDKLPPGESVRPLRGVIREYIEDPLSLEILAHGSQEPLLVTIEDGRPVFARPVPLV from the coding sequence GTGAACCGCTACGACGACAGAGCCCGGCTCGTCTTCCATTTCGCGCGCGAGGAGGGAAGCAAGCTCGGGCACGCGATGATCGGACCGGAGCACCTGCTCCTGGGCCTCATGCGCGAGGGCGGCACCGCCAGCAAGGTCCTGGCCGAGTTCGGGGCCACGCTGGAGGGCTTCAGGGCGCAGGTCGAGAGCATGGTCGGCCGCGGCGACGGGCTGCCCCGCAACGAGGCCGCGTCGATAACCCCGCGGGCGCGGCGCGTCATGGAGCTGGCGGGCAGCGAGGCCCGCAGCCTCGGCTCGAACGTCATCGCCACGGAGCACATCCTCCTGGGGATCATCCGCGAGGGCGACGGCGTCGCCTACCGCATCCTGCAGGAGCTCACGCGCGACGTCGACACCGTGCGCTGGCGCATCCTCGCCGCCGCCGACCCGAAGAACCACGCCGAGACCGTCAACACGCCGTTCCTCGACGAGTACGCCCGCGACCTCACGAAGGCCGCCTCCGAGGGCAAGCTTGACCCCGTCATCGGCCGCACCGAGGAGATCAGGCGGGTCATCCAGATCCTCAGCCGGCGCACGAAGAACAACCCCGTGCTCATCGGCGAGCCCGGCGTCGGCAAGACGGCCATCGTCGAGGGCCTGGCGCAGGCGATCGTCGAGGGCCGCGTGCCGCCCAACCTGAACGGCGTGCGCGTGCTCTCGATCGACCTCTCGAACATCGTCGCCGGCACGAAGTACCGGGGCGAGTTCGAGGAGCGCCTCAAGCAGATCATCGAGGAGCTCAGGAGCGCCCGCGTGGTGGCCTTCATCGACGAGCTGCACACGCTCGTCGGGGCCGGCGGGGCCGAGGGCACCCTCGACGCCGCGAACATCCTCAAGCCGCCCCTCTCGAGGGGCGAGATCCAGGTCATCGGCGCCACGACTACGGGCGAGTACCACCGCTACATCGAGAAGGACGCGGCCCTCGAGCGCCGCTTCCAGCCCGTGATCGTCCTCGAGCCCACGCCGGAGGAGTCGCTGCAGATCCTCGTGGGCCTGCGCGAGAAGTACGAGGCCCATCACGGCGTCGTCATCCCCCACGAGATGCTGCAGATGGCGGTCCGCTACGGCGAGCGCAGCCTGCCGGGCCGCAACTTCCCCGACAAGGCCATCGACCTCATCGACGAGGCCGCCTCGCGCACGCGCCTGAACAAGTCGCTCGGCTTCCCCGTGCTCGAGGAGGAGGACGGCACGCCCATCGTCGGCCGCGCCGACATCGAGGCCGTCGTCGACTCGTGGGGCGGCATCTACGTCGACGACCAGGACGACGCCAAGCTCGCCACGATCGAGGAGAACCTCAAGCGCACGGTCGTCGGCCAGGACCGCGCCATCAGGTCGCTGGCCGCGGCGCTGAGGCGCGCCCGCGTCGGCCTCGGCGGGCGCACGCGCGTGGCGGCGTCGTTCCTCTTCGTCGGGCCCTCCGGCATCGGCAAGACGTTCCTCGCCAAGCAGCTCGCCACCGAGCTGTTCGGCAGCGAGCGGGCGCTCATAAGGCTCGACATGAGCGAGTTCCAGGAGGCCCACTCGATAAGCAAGCTCATCGGCGCCCCGCCGGGGTACGTGGGCCACGAGCAGGGCGGCAGGCTCACCGAGGCCGTCCGCCGCCAGCCCTTCAGCGTCGTGCTGCTCGATGAGATCGAGAAGGCGCACCCCGACATCTACAACACGTTCCTGCAGGTGCTCGACGACGGGCGCCTCACCGACGGCCTGGGACGCACCGTCGACTTCCGCCGCGTGATCCTCATCATGACGAGCAACACCGGCTTCAACAGGGGCGGCGGCGTGGGCTTCCAGGACGACGCCGGCCAGGGGCACGACGTGCCGCTGAGGAACCTGTTCTCGCCCGAGTTCCTCGACCGCCTCGACGAGGTCATCGTCTTCGAGACCTTCGGGCGCGACGACATCGTCGTCATCGCCAGGCAGGCGCTCGAGGAGATCAGGCGCGAGCTCGCCAGCCGGGGCATCGACGTCACGTTCGCGCAGGAGGTGGCGGAGTTCCTCGTCGACAAGCTCCCGCCCGGCGAGAGCGTGCGCCCGCTCAGGGGCGTGATCCGCGAGTACATCGAGGACCCGCTGTCGCTCGAGATCCTCGCGCACGGCTCGCAGGAGCCGCTGCTCGTCACCATCGAGGACGGCAGGCCCGTCTTCGCGCGCCCGGTGCCGCTGGTCTGA
- a CDS encoding glycine--tRNA ligase subunit alpha has translation MLLQEIVFTLDRFWSDRGCLIAPPHDTEVGAGTFYPTTFLRSLGPEPWRVAGIAPSRRPVDGRYGDNPYRFQYFYQYQVILKPSPADVQQLYLESLAALGIDFAAHDMRFVEDDWESPTLGAWGLGWEVWMDGMEITQFTYFQQVGGIDCRPVPVELTYGLERIAMYLQGAKHAFDLAFSRDVTLGELRRDFEVQHSRYNFEASDPDLLRTLFDRFEGEAERLMEDGLVYPGYEFVMRCSHAFNLLDARGVLSHAERQAYVQRVRRLAETAARAYLKQREPAGATA, from the coding sequence GTGCTGCTCCAGGAGATCGTCTTCACCCTCGACCGGTTCTGGTCGGACCGCGGCTGCCTCATCGCGCCGCCCCACGACACGGAGGTGGGCGCCGGCACCTTCTACCCCACGACGTTCCTGCGCTCGCTGGGTCCCGAGCCGTGGCGCGTGGCCGGCATCGCGCCCAGCCGCCGACCCGTGGACGGCCGCTACGGCGACAACCCCTACAGGTTCCAGTACTTCTACCAGTACCAGGTGATCCTCAAGCCGTCGCCGGCCGACGTCCAGCAGCTCTACCTCGAGTCGCTGGCCGCCCTGGGCATCGACTTCGCCGCCCACGACATGCGCTTCGTCGAGGACGACTGGGAGTCGCCGACGCTGGGCGCCTGGGGCCTGGGCTGGGAGGTGTGGATGGACGGGATGGAGATCACCCAGTTCACCTACTTCCAGCAGGTCGGCGGCATCGACTGCCGTCCGGTGCCCGTCGAGCTCACCTACGGCCTGGAGCGCATCGCCATGTACCTGCAGGGCGCCAAGCACGCCTTCGACCTCGCCTTCTCCCGCGACGTGACGCTCGGCGAGCTCCGCCGCGACTTCGAGGTCCAGCACAGCCGCTACAACTTCGAGGCCTCCGACCCCGACCTGCTGCGCACGCTCTTCGACCGCTTCGAGGGCGAGGCCGAGCGGCTCATGGAGGACGGCCTCGTCTACCCGGGCTACGAGTTCGTCATGAGGTGCTCGCACGCGTTCAACCTGCTCGACGCCCGCGGCGTGCTCTCGCACGCCGAGCGGCAGGCGTACGTGCAGCGCGTGCGGCGCCTGGCCGAGACCGCCGCCAGGGCGTACCTGAAGCAGCGCGAGCCGGCGGGGGCGACGGCGTGA
- a CDS encoding PIN domain-containing protein, protein MNRTAMGGEGTAPEAADGRAERPAPEERFGAGLASGLFTLAGGVAGYLLSVWLLEPRGLLAGPNNLFYVTVVGALSAYLLTRGLAKRAGRLWSRAMHRVSSVGPDAVVAGLVGATVGLVLTILVNSVLAEVPGFTWYWSILIALLAVTSCGGFFVANRRVLPGLRTAAAAAGRSELPWHDKVLDSSALIDGRVVEVAEANFLDGRLLVPQFVLAELQRLADADDPLRRQRGRRGLEVVDRLVGHGRVSAEVVTVEGDDPKDPVDARLVRFCLQEGKDLVTTDHNLSRVAALQGVRVLNVNQLANGVKVTYMPGERLSLNVVKQGREAGQGLAYLEDGTMVVVEDAAELVGRSVDAVVTSSLQTNMGRMIFARLAADE, encoded by the coding sequence GTGAACCGCACCGCGATGGGCGGCGAGGGGACGGCCCCCGAGGCCGCCGATGGGCGCGCCGAGCGTCCGGCGCCCGAGGAGCGCTTCGGCGCCGGCCTCGCCAGCGGCCTCTTCACGCTCGCCGGCGGCGTCGCCGGCTACCTCCTCAGCGTCTGGCTCCTCGAGCCGCGCGGCCTCCTGGCCGGTCCCAACAACCTCTTCTACGTGACCGTCGTCGGCGCCCTCAGCGCCTACCTCCTGACCCGCGGGCTGGCCAAGCGCGCCGGCAGGCTGTGGTCGCGCGCGATGCATAGGGTCTCCTCCGTCGGCCCCGACGCCGTGGTCGCGGGCCTGGTGGGCGCCACGGTGGGCCTGGTGCTGACGATCCTCGTGAACAGCGTCCTGGCCGAGGTGCCCGGCTTCACCTGGTACTGGTCGATCCTGATCGCGCTGCTGGCGGTGACGAGCTGCGGCGGCTTCTTCGTCGCCAACCGCCGCGTCCTGCCCGGCCTGCGCACCGCCGCGGCCGCCGCCGGGCGGTCGGAGCTGCCCTGGCACGACAAGGTGCTCGACTCCTCGGCCCTCATCGACGGGCGCGTGGTGGAGGTGGCCGAGGCGAACTTCCTCGACGGGCGCCTGCTCGTGCCGCAGTTCGTGCTGGCCGAGCTGCAGCGCCTCGCCGACGCCGACGACCCGCTCAGGCGCCAGCGCGGTCGGCGGGGGCTCGAGGTCGTCGACAGGCTCGTGGGCCACGGACGCGTGTCGGCGGAGGTCGTGACCGTGGAGGGCGACGACCCGAAGGACCCCGTCGACGCCCGCCTCGTGCGGTTCTGCCTGCAGGAGGGCAAGGACCTCGTCACCACCGACCACAACCTGAGCCGCGTCGCGGCGCTGCAGGGCGTCAGGGTCCTCAACGTCAACCAGCTCGCGAACGGCGTCAAGGTCACCTACATGCCGGGCGAGCGCCTGTCGCTGAACGTCGTCAAGCAGGGGCGCGAGGCGGGTCAGGGGCTCGCCTACCTCGAGGACGGCACGATGGTCGTCGTCGAGGACGCCGCCGAGCTCGTCGGCCGCAGCGTCGACGCCGTCGTGACCTCGAGCCTGCAGACGAACATGGGGCGGATGATCTTCGCCCGCCTCGCCGCGGACGAGTAG
- the radA gene encoding DNA repair protein RadA → MPRVTTAYVCTECGAKSPMPLGRCPRCGTWGSVVEESPPAVRNSARARAAESVDLLGVDGAAPTRFPSGDDEVDRVLGGGIVSGSAVLLTGEPGIGKSTLLLQLAASAAARGDDVLYVAGEESPLQVRLRADRIGVGAGLRLTRQTFAPAVAAYLAERRPRLAIVDSIQTLTHEEGAVPGSVSQVRDATALLVSAAKEAGTALVLIGHVTKQGTVAGPKVVEHMVDATLTLESAGDMRVLRSSKNRFGATGEVGVFEMTQGGLVAVPNPSAAFLAERPVGAPGSVVAAVLEGQRPLLLEVQALASKSPYPAPRRVVQGLDQRRVDVVLAVLERRLGLPLEGLDVYVNVAGGLRVTDPGTDLAVAVATYSAVTNRPVDEGTALVGEVGLAGELRSVSQLGRRVQEASRSGFGRVIGPRSSEAVVGVGTLREALTAVWGEG, encoded by the coding sequence GTGCCCCGCGTAACCACCGCGTACGTCTGCACCGAGTGCGGGGCGAAGAGCCCCATGCCCCTCGGCAGGTGCCCGCGCTGCGGCACCTGGGGCAGCGTCGTCGAGGAGTCCCCGCCCGCCGTCCGGAACAGCGCGCGCGCACGCGCGGCCGAGAGCGTCGACCTCCTGGGCGTCGACGGCGCCGCGCCCACGCGCTTCCCCTCCGGCGACGACGAGGTCGACAGGGTGCTGGGGGGCGGGATCGTGTCAGGGTCCGCGGTGCTCCTCACGGGCGAGCCGGGCATAGGCAAGTCGACGCTGCTCCTGCAGCTCGCCGCCTCCGCGGCGGCGCGGGGCGACGACGTGCTCTACGTGGCCGGCGAGGAGTCGCCGCTGCAGGTGCGCCTGCGCGCCGACCGCATCGGCGTCGGGGCGGGCCTCAGGCTCACGCGGCAGACGTTCGCGCCCGCCGTCGCCGCGTACCTGGCGGAGAGGCGCCCCCGCCTGGCCATCGTCGACTCGATCCAGACCCTCACCCACGAGGAGGGCGCGGTGCCGGGCAGCGTGTCGCAGGTCCGGGACGCCACGGCGCTGCTCGTCTCGGCGGCCAAGGAGGCCGGCACGGCGTTGGTCCTCATCGGCCACGTCACCAAGCAGGGCACCGTCGCCGGGCCGAAGGTCGTCGAGCACATGGTCGACGCGACCCTCACGCTCGAGTCGGCGGGCGACATGCGCGTGCTGCGCTCCTCCAAGAACCGCTTCGGCGCCACGGGCGAGGTCGGCGTGTTCGAGATGACGCAGGGCGGCCTGGTGGCGGTGCCGAACCCCTCTGCCGCGTTCCTCGCCGAGCGGCCCGTGGGCGCGCCCGGCTCCGTCGTCGCGGCGGTGCTGGAGGGCCAGCGTCCCCTGCTCCTGGAGGTCCAGGCCCTGGCCTCGAAGAGCCCCTACCCGGCGCCGCGCCGCGTGGTGCAGGGCCTCGACCAGCGCCGCGTCGACGTCGTGCTGGCCGTGCTGGAGCGCCGGCTCGGCCTGCCGCTCGAGGGGCTCGACGTCTACGTGAACGTCGCCGGCGGCCTGCGCGTGACCGACCCCGGCACGGACCTCGCCGTGGCCGTCGCCACTTACTCCGCCGTGACGAACAGGCCGGTCGACGAGGGCACCGCCCTGGTGGGCGAGGTCGGGCTCGCCGGCGAGCTGCGCAGCGTCTCCCAGCTCGGCCGGCGCGTGCAGGAGGCGTCGCGCTCCGGCTTCGGCCGCGTGATCGGCCCGCGCTCGTCCGAGGCCGTCGTCGGCGTCGGCACGCTGCGGGAGGCGCTGACGGCCGTGTGGGGCGAGGGGTGA